ATGTGTCTGTGGCGCCTGAAAGTCCTCCAGAGGCTGCGATTTCGCGCTCTTGCTCGGTTTCGAAAGAATCGGCGACTACTGGCTCGGGTTCCTGATCCAATCGAGGTCGCTTCGTCTCGGGCTGTTCTGGTTCGGAAGGAGTAGTGGGGGCTTCGGCATCTGCCGATTCAACTTCCCCAGCAGATGCATCAGTCATTGCAACATCCTCCTTCTGTTCAGGTTGGGCATCTGCGGTTTTCTTCACATCTCCATTCATCTGTCGttttttgttcttgttcttcttcaagcGTTTTGGCGCAACTTCTGACGGTTTAACCGCCTGAGGCTGATCCTCAAACACGTCAAATAGCTCATCCATCTCCAGCGGTTGGGATTGGTGAATCAACCACAGGAGGAGAATGAGCGGCGTAGGTAACCGGTCTGGACTTTTTTAAAGTCGAGAAATTTAAAAGTTCTATCCACATGGGGCAAGCGGTGGGGGAGATCCCGAGCAAAAGACGCTAAGCCCAATCGAAGCACTCCCTAGTCACGTGATTTTTGATCATCCCATTCCACACCTCTCGATGTTCAATTTGGCCTCGTCCGCGTCCTTCCGATTGTCCACGCTCTCCACTTTGTTACTCAAGGTCATTGCCTCCCACTAGAAACTGAATCCTTGCTCTTGCtaaaattttcaatttcagaTGTATTCCTCCGCTATCCGCGCCAGAATGGCCACTTCCTTCGCTGCCCGTCGTGGCTTCTCCACCTCTCGCACCCAGCTTGCCAGCCCCTACCACTACCCTGAGGGTCCTCGCTCCAACATCCCCTTCAACCCTCTCACCAAGTACTTCTTCTGGCGCTACTGGGGATTCATGAGTTGGTGAACCCCAACGGACACATGCGCAGTGCCATGACTAACCCCGGGCATCATCTAGTTACC
Above is a genomic segment from Penicillium digitatum chromosome 3, complete sequence containing:
- a CDS encoding Cytochrome c subunit, putative; protein product: MFNLASSASFRLSTLSTLLLKMYSSAIRARMATSFAARRGFSTSRTQLASPYHYPEGPRSNIPFNPLTKYFFWRYWGFMITGFGAPFAIAVWQTYKTK